One part of the Corynebacterium sp. CNCTC7651 genome encodes these proteins:
- a CDS encoding NAD(P)H-quinone oxidoreductase, with protein MKAIQITDAENPRSLELQDVPTPELQDGEVLVKIVAAGVNRADLVQAEGKYPPPKGESEIIGLECAGVIEDPGTTGREKGEEVGCLLAGGGYAEYVAVPEGQLMPRPANLTLTELAGVVEVACTVWSNLGMLAGVHEPHADGSPKKVLIHGGSGGIGSFAIQLCKALGCEVATTAGSAEKLEYCKELGADITINYKEQEFAEELKGWADVILDVVGGPYLEPNVKALALDGQIVVIALQGGPKGEISLGRMMPRRQSLHATTLRARPRPMKADIVASTVEHVWPLIESGQVKPTITGTFPLADAAKAHERMDSGDNTGKLVLEVAEV; from the coding sequence ATGAAGGCTATCCAAATCACTGACGCTGAAAACCCCCGCTCCCTCGAACTGCAGGACGTACCCACCCCAGAGCTGCAGGACGGGGAGGTACTGGTCAAGATTGTCGCTGCCGGCGTGAACCGCGCAGACCTTGTCCAGGCGGAGGGCAAGTACCCGCCGCCGAAGGGCGAATCCGAGATTATCGGCCTCGAGTGCGCCGGCGTGATCGAAGACCCCGGCACCACGGGCCGCGAGAAGGGCGAGGAAGTGGGCTGCCTGCTGGCAGGCGGCGGTTACGCAGAGTACGTCGCGGTCCCGGAGGGCCAGCTCATGCCCAGGCCAGCAAACCTCACCCTCACGGAACTCGCCGGCGTAGTCGAGGTGGCCTGCACCGTGTGGTCCAACCTGGGCATGCTGGCCGGCGTGCACGAGCCGCACGCGGACGGCAGCCCGAAGAAGGTGCTCATCCACGGCGGCTCCGGTGGCATCGGCTCCTTCGCCATCCAGCTGTGTAAGGCGCTGGGCTGCGAGGTTGCCACCACCGCCGGAAGCGCGGAGAAGCTGGAGTACTGCAAGGAACTTGGCGCGGACATCACCATCAACTACAAGGAGCAGGAGTTCGCCGAGGAGCTCAAGGGCTGGGCGGACGTGATCCTGGACGTGGTCGGCGGGCCGTACCTGGAGCCAAACGTGAAGGCGCTCGCGCTGGACGGGCAGATCGTGGTCATCGCGCTGCAGGGCGGCCCGAAGGGCGAAATTAGCCTGGGCCGCATGATGCCGCGCCGCCAGTCCCTCCACGCCACCACGCTGCGCGCCCGCCCGCGCCCGATGAAGGCGGACATCGTCGCCTCCACCGTGGAGCACGTCTGGCCGCTCATTGAATCTGGCCAGGTCAAGCCCACCATCACGGGCACGTTCCCGCTTGCCGACGCCGCAAAAGCCCACGAGCGCATGGATTCCGGCGACAACACCGGCAAGCTCGTCCTCGAGGTCGCGGAGGTTTAG